One genomic segment of Sphaerodactylus townsendi isolate TG3544 linkage group LG07, MPM_Stown_v2.3, whole genome shotgun sequence includes these proteins:
- the NSA2 gene encoding ribosome biogenesis protein NSA2 homolog, producing the protein MPQNEYIELHRKRYGYRLDYHEKKRKKEGREAHERSKKAKKMIGLKAKLYHKQRHAEKIQMKKTIKMHEKRNTKQKNDEKTPEGAVPAYLLDREGQSRAKVLSNMIKQKRKEKAGKWEVPVPKVRAQGETEVLKVIRTGKRKKKAWKRMVTKVCFVGDGFTRKPPKYERFIRPMGLRFKKAHVTHPELKATFCLPILGVKKNPSSPLYTSLGVITKGTVIEVNVSELGLVTQGGKVVWGKYAQVTNNPENDGCINALLLV; encoded by the exons ATG CCACAGAATGAATATATAGAGTTGCATCGTAAGCGCTATGGTTATCGCTTGGATTACcatgagaaaaaaaggaagaaagagggcCGTGAGGCTCATGAGCGGTCAAAGAAAGCCAAGAAAATGATTGGTTTGAAGGCCAAACTTTACCATAAACAACGCCATGCGGAGAAAATACAGATGAAAAAGAC CATTAAGATGCATGAGAAGAGAAATACCAAGCAGAAGAATGATGAGAAAACTCCAGAAGGAGCTGTGCCAGCATACCTGCTAGACAGAGAAGGCCAATCCCGAGCTAAAGTTCTTTCCAACATGATTAAACAGAAGCGGAAAGAGAAAGCA GGGAAATGGGAGGTTCCGGTACCAAAAGTCCGTGCCCAGGGAGAGACCGAAGTTCTTAAAGTGATTCggacaggaaagagaaagaagaaggcaTGGAAGAGGATGGTCACGAAAGTGTGTTTTGTTGGTGATGGCTTCACCCGGAAACCTCCAAAATATGAACGCTTCATTCGGCCAATG GGTTTGCGGTTTAAGAAGGCCCACGTGACACATCCTGAGCTTAAAGCAACTTTTTGCCTCCCTATACTTGGCGTAAAAAAGAATCCTTCTTCTCCTCTGTATACGTCTCTGGGAGTAATTACAAAAGGCACCGTCATCGAGGTGAACGTTAGTGAACTTGGTCTTGTGACACAAGGAGGCAAAGTCGTTTGGG GAAAATATGCACAAGTGACCAACAATCCAGAAAATGATGGGTGCATTAATGCACTTCTGCTTGTATAG